The Vespa velutina chromosome 9, iVesVel2.1, whole genome shotgun sequence nucleotide sequence gatctttcatctttttaatatatgtacaatagaTTACGTGATCATGTTCGATTATATTGTGTTTGAATCATCTTAACGATATATGCGGTATtgttcaatgaatttaattcaatccattgaaaaaatgaaaaaccaATGATTGTACGCGACTTAAAACACGTGATAGGTGATAAGTGATAAAATGACGAGGTAACATACAAATAAGCAGCCCATTCTtcatgaaattctttttatcaaattcgCTATTTTTATGAAGTTTACTTTGACGtagctattttttcttttttgtatagcTCCCACTTTcacagaaatattttttttcttaaaagagCACCTCTTCATATTTCTTCCCATTGACGCATTAAGCTTCAAAGAAGGAATCATTGCATCGTTTACACAATGATAACACTACACAAAGCTCATACCAGTCATCGCCGTGAACAAAGAAAACCATGTAATCTCTTTTAGAATTAgtactatatatatggatTGTATTGAATTAGTTTCAcaatgtgtacgtatatattaatacgatatataagtggtacgtatatattaatacgaaaGATGATAcagattttaatataaaattcttttaaataaaatttaatagaatgtTTATAACTATTGTTTATTGTcagatatatttgaattaatttatttttatattcattaaaaaattttgaatgaattatttatgttgttaaaatatttcttcaatttatttttcattgtttcaaATAGTTTTATCTCGAATAACATTGATAACGCTTTATGTATGATCATAAGCATgcataaatacgtatgtacctactgaaatacaataattatttacatgcGTAAATACCTCCGTTCCCGTATTGCTTGTTGTGATATTTGTGAAATGCATTGGGCCCGAAAATTCTCATAATGTACATCTTGTGTTACGTCCTTAAGATCTTGCATATGCGTTGATATCAGCATTGTTCGGAGTTTCACAAAGTCGCTGTGCTTTGGATTCTCGACTATGatcaaaattataatgttgaagaatatacgataatttttgttaaatagataactgaaaagtttttttttcttttttttttgtttttttttttttacttttttcttctttttcgtttttttttttttttttttttttttttttaagtacaaCGAAAACCTATCAAAATAACATTTACAATGTTTTCACCTAATTGCTTAATATTTCCACCTAATATCTAAAGAGATATTACAAAGCGAAAATGTTCTTCTgctcgataatataattaaactgCAATATATTGTAGTATACGATTCGAAAAAGATCACGTGATTGTTCCACTTACATTGTTTCATCAGCATCAGACACCtgctttattatataaagtacGTATAATATTATGCAAGCATTGGtataagatataagaaaaaaaaggaaaggaaagaacagaaaaatcCAGCATAAAAGAGTTCACCTTCTACAACTCCCCAAGGATATTGTCGACCATGAACTTTCCTTCCTGCTACTTCCAAAACGGTAGAACTACCCACGACCGCAAAAGGTATACATGCTTTCAATTCTTTATCTTGTTGTTTaaattcttcgtcttcgtcgctATCACAATCAGGGAATTGATATATCTACGTAAATACAAATCAATTTTTACCGATATCacatcttcattttttcttcttttttgttttctttcttttttttttcatcgaaatacaCAGAAGTATAgatatgatttaatatatatatatatatatatatatatatatatatatatatattaaaatctaatatataatatatataaaaatttaatatatatattaaatagaataagaaaaataataaaatatacaaacaaCAAAGTTTACCTGAATTTCATGTTCTTCTATATCAGCAAGAATTCGttccttcaattttttaaCTTCCTGTGTAGTAAGTGTATCAGCTTTTGCGATTACAGGTACTACGTTAACTTTTCTATGTAAACGTCGTAATACTTCGAGATCCAATTGCCGTaaactaaaaatattttacaattattagttatataaattaattaaataaattgggATTATTCCCCCAATACCCCAAATCGGAGAAGTAATCTCCGACTGTTCTTTTACTTACCCATGACCATATGgtggaataaaatataaacagcAATGTACCCTATtatcttgaatattttttctatttaatccaCTTTCATCGGTGAAATATTGGCGAAATTGTTCATCGATATATGCCAAGCATGGTTTCCATGTGTCTTCACAATTAACAGCATCTCCAAATCCTtgatattcaaagaaaaaattgtcatAAGTATATAACTTGTATAATAGTCtgtaaattgtataataatacgtaaataaaaacaataatatgtaaatagtacaatattatattatttgtaaaccttttcttttcgaagtagatagtaaaaaaaaaaaaaaaagaaagatgaattattttattaattatttaattcaccTGGTGTATCTACGATTGTTAGACGTAATCTAACACCTCGTTCTTCTATatccattgtttttttttcaatcgtagTAGTTTTATCAATGCGCTCTAAAAACAAAATGTGTTATAatccatataataaatataacgataatttaataaaataaaataaaataaaatatcaagagattatataaatatattcatacattcaattaaatatgtacgtacaaaCCTGAAGCATCTGGGATACGTCGTTCTTTGTATAAATCTCCAAGAAAAAGACTATTAATAAGTGTTGATTTTCCAAGTCCAGTTTCGCCTAATACCATTAAGGTAAATTCGAATCCTCTTTTAACCGATTTTCTATGTACTTGTTCGGGAAGAGTCGCAAAACCGATGTAATCCCTGTCTTATTAAatagaacaaagaaataattgaatattagtgtttaataaattattaaataaaaatttattttagaatttatttataaattatttcataattttcagatcgatatatttaattcataagattagtaataaataaaaaaaaaaaagatgtatttatctttgactagttaaaattagaaaaactcACATTATTCTAATcacaaaaaatgttaataattcgtTATAAATAACTTCAAGCTTTTTGTTGTTGAGACAAACTTCTCATCGAACGTATGacgatattttaaatgatttttatttataatcttatttGCATTAAACTCATCGATGATAAAACCTAATAAAGATCAACAGGAAATAGAACACGTATTATCGGGCATATCAACACACTACGTAgttgtatatattatcgttctaacagaataataaaagtaaactgTCAACTCTCTACCAATGTATTGTATGCGTCTGGATTGCGAGAACGCCCGTTGCTTCTTCGACCGTCTGCGCTGACGCACTATTGTACCGGCGATCAATAATCTGtacttctatattttttctaatcctctctctttctttctttctctctctctttctctctttgtgcAGAAAACACTGTATAGCAAGGTTCAATCgttaataatcgttaataatcgATGACCACAGCAAAATagattatttctctttttaacgtaattaatatttgtcgtttatttaaaaaaaaaaatttatatatatatgtatatataacgattaagttacattgaaaatatgtaactataattaaaatcaaaaataatatattttctttttcgaaatacaatattatatatagttatgcaaattaaaattgtattattgcaATACAAGAGTTTCAGCTCCTCCTCTACGTACTACAATCCCATCATTATGTTTACTATCTTCTGCACATTGAATTTTGCAAGTGaatattctaaaataaaaaaagattatttataattttatctcttaaattaaaatatctattggATATACATACGCTGCAATATGATTCCATTGTTGtgtttgtttttcatttttactagcatctttttcaagattttctttttgaagttttaaatttttcataatttcttcttcgaccGCAATCGAATCACTGAATTCATCTTTTAAACTTCGGCTATTATCAGAACTTGACGATGCctaaaaaaatgtatcgattgtttaaataattttaatcataattattcaatatttacttacatccatttctttttgtattctttgTTCCAAACTTTTCATTTTGGATAATGCTTCTTTGagcctttctttttcttctttatccttttatataaacatttatattgtattttttatcatacacacacatatacaaatatatattacctttgctatcttctcttttaattgatttatttcaaataatacatTTCCTGTTGGACTTCCGATAACTGTTTCTAAAGTCGACTGAACTGTGTTAGCTTTCCTATAACGTTCCTCCAAGTCACGAGACTTTTGTCGTAACGCCTGagtttctataatattataacatagataaaaacattaaaaatatgtgtctacatattataaaatttatactttttataccATTTAATAAAGGTAGGAGTTTAGCACGTAGTGCAGATATCATTTTGAATAATTGCACATTTGTTGAAAATGCATTGGCCGGTGTGTAACTATCAGGAATTGATTGCTTTCCTAAATCTATATGTTTATTTCCTTGGTCTATTAACGCTgcctaaaatatataaataataatataataataatttattttttaaatgaattatttaatttcttaattattatacaaataccTGTGCTTTAAGAATAACGGCCGTTCGTTGCAATACTCCAATTTCAGCTTTCAACGCCGTCAATTCTGCCCTGTAACGTTTGTACGAAAtacttttgatttttaaatgagctacatattttttcaaatcttctCCCTTAGGTGCTATCTCTTCCATGAAGATTTTAgattgttctcttttctcttctaattTCGTTTGTAACTCTTTCAAACGATCATTTGTATTCTCTAATCGTTCGAGTACATTTCGTTTCATATTTGATATTGTTGTTGCTTGTTGACGAAATGGTtccattttatcgttatcagtTTTAGTGATCTACAAGTAaacaattaaatgaataatatatgatcgattgattttttttcttttcttttcttttttttttttagaaagaataaaataatatatcacgcTACTTTTGTTTCGACTAAACcttgaatttcttttgttattaaatctaatttattcCTTAAAGTTGTTATTTGATCTGGTCCTAAATAAGAATATCCTCGTACTGACATAAGAGCAgctattcgtttttttttcatctcaatTTCATAAGCTAACTTCTCTTTCATTATGGCAGTCTGTACGGTCACTTCGTCCGTTAGATGTTGTATTAATGTTTGAGGTGTTATTTCCTCACTAGTTCGTTTTAATGTTTGCAACTCACGTTCTATTCCTTGAAAGGATATCTATATGCAAATGAGATCAATCAGACTTCATACGTTGTGACTATACCAATTAATattgatcattatttaatatttatgaagttagatttgatttttaaacacATACgtgttaaatgaaaaatgttaataagttatacaaataaaatataaaaattgtgaatgaaaattgtatatacTTGTAAACCAGACATTATCTtgctttcttgttctttctgtAAAGCAAGATCACGTTCTCGATCTTTTTCCATACGTAAGGCACGAGCTGCATCCAAAAGATAAAATGCAGGTTGAGCTTTAACTTTCATCTTCTCGATACGTTGCAAAACTGcctaaaaaatattgaaatattaatctttttaaatttcattaattttcatcgtcatttatctacctctttttctttttccattgcTTTGAGATCTTCGGTAAATTCAGCAGCGATCTCAAAATTCTaaacatgaataaaaattattagaaatgagaaaaattattttattatagcttTATCTATACCTTTTTAccgatctctctttccttgTGAACagttttaaattgattaaccATATTCGAATATTGTTCGTAAAGTGCTGCTATTTCTGGATCTCCTAAATAATCTGATGGAATTtcgatctatataaaaatttataaaaaataattaaaaagtaaaataataaataagaaaattaataatattaccaatttgaaatgaaattttctaccTTAACAAGAAAACGTGCCAAATAAGCTCTTTGACGAACTATATCTTTATGAGTTAATAACCATGTTAAAATTGCATATATTGTTTCAGAATCACCTCGAACAATTCCTTGTCTGcgttataaaaacaaaatagtatTTACatgaagattatatatatatatatatatatatatgctaaatCGGAAAGCAAAAATGAAGTTTTACCGAAAAGTCACTGGATCAGAATTCGGTTGATATTTAAGTATACGAAGAGCAGAAAGAATACGTACTGAACTCTGTTCAGGGGTTTCagttttaatatcgatttttggTGCATCTTGTTGttgtatttttatcaatacatCGCTtaagatctaaaaaaaaaatttttttaatttaataaattaaattatagtttatacaatattaatatatatatattaattattagtatataatatatataaattattagtacataatacataatagATACAATTTCTTCctaattatataacattagatcgaaatggatataatatttttttcaaagatcaaGATTTTTTCAAGATGATGTTATTATATGTGAAAGCaatatatatgattgtatgcaaaaaaatcatcgataacTTTGATAATTccgaaaataaattgaaaaaaaaaatacttttgtcGTATGTTAAACGTTTGATCACAttcatattacataaaaaatattttttgcatcGTCACAATTCAACGAGATATTTAGATGACCTTACTTAAATGAACCCTcctgtatatgtgtatgtgtgtgtgtgtgttttattACCTGTAATAAGTCTTCAGGATTCAAAGCACTAAAACcaatcaaattataatttttttctaacaatttattaacttctgctacaataaatttaatattttcgctCATCCTTGcaataattatcttaaaatattgCACGTATTGTTAATAATCGATCTCCACGTGTCAAGAATTCTGAATGGAATAGTTCACATGTTGTTGCATTCGGTTGACCTAGCAACCATATGTTCAACATATATCAGTCAGAAGActgttatatatcttttactgatctatatattatcttcCAAAATAAATGATCCAAACATCGTCTGATcccattcctttcttttttcaattctatttAGTTGTTTGTgtctataattatttcgaatattttctacaAAAGTAGTCATATATTGTCGATCtgttaaatgtattatatgacTTCCCATCAATTCTTCCACTCTTAATTTTACAGGTTTGTAACTTATACTGTAATCACagaaattgaattttcgattgatattaatatataaaaataaatataataatataaattcatttatgttttatttaaataataaaaaatataaaatataaataaatgtaatagcaTTTGCAATTTATTTGTCGATTAAATGACCgtaattaccattatcatacaaaatacatatatatacgtatatgtcgTAAATcttatacgataaaaataaaaaacatacaaACTTACGCGTATTTTACGTGCTCGGTTTCCCACCATTTCAATGGTTTTTCATATGGATCTAAACTTAAAATAAACATCGATTGTTTTTCTTCAGTTTTTTCaacacgtttctttcttttactagTTTTTGAAGGATCCTTAACCTTCAGTTTTTTAGCTTGTTCATCGTATcgtgttttttcattttcttgtttAGATTTTCTATgttcatacatatttttaataaggcTTAGAATATGCAAAAATTGCtataagtaaattaattattttatcaagaaagaaaaactaaaaatttttttaaataattacaaaattcaaaaaagatcgaaagattaactttaatttttcttcatttattacgttaaataatttcgaaaagaaCGAACCAATCAAATCTTTGTATTTGGATATTATCTTTCACCCCATTCTTACAATAAAACCTCATTGGTTGTAATATGAAAGAGTATGCGCATTAGTCTACTGCGCACTACTGATTAGATTTCTTAAAGTGTaaatacacacgtatatatatgtaaaacacAGCTCTGGTAGTCTAGAGTACACGatggatttttatt carries:
- the LOC124951645 gene encoding septin-4 isoform X5 translates to MDYIGFATLPEQVHRKSVKRGFEFTLMVLGETGLGKSTLINSLFLGDLYKERRIPDASERIDKTTTIEKKTMDIEERGVRLRLTIVDTPGFGDAVNCEDTWKPCLAYIDEQFRQYFTDESGLNRKNIQDNRVHCCLYFIPPYGHGLRQLDLEVLRRLHRKVNVVPVIAKADTLTTQEVKKLKERILADIEEHEIQIYQFPDCDSDEDEEFKQQDKELKACIPFAVVGSSTVLEVAGRKVHGRQYPWGVVEVENPKHSDFVKLRTMLISTHMQDLKDVTQDVHYENFRAQCISQISQQAIRERRYLRM
- the LOC124951645 gene encoding septin-4 isoform X3 translates to MVLGETGLGKSTLINSLFLGDLYKERRIPDASERIDKTTTIEKKTMDIEERGVRLRLTIVDTPGFGDAVNCEDTWKPCLAYIDEQFRQYFTDESGLNRKNIQDNRVHCCLYFIPPYGHGLRQLDLEVLRRLHRKVNVVPVIAKADTLTTQEVKKLKERILADIEEHEIQIYQFPDCDSDEDEEFKQQDKELKACIPFAVVGSSTVLEVAGRKVHGRQYPWGVVEVENPKHSDFVKLRTMLISTHMQDLKDVTQDVHYENFRAQCISQISQQAIRERRYLRIKLKRDSGPHFENNISDTDRLLLQKDEEIRRMQDILAQMQEKLKATGQVGNNIGMRGRVGSLGNDLDVTDVDKKRSSIIDV
- the LOC124951645 gene encoding septin-2 isoform X1, coding for MDYIGFATLPEQVHRKSVKRGFEFTLMVLGETGLGKSTLINSLFLGDLYKERRIPDASERIDKTTTIEKKTMDIEERGVRLRLTIVDTPGFGDAVNCEDTWKPCLAYIDEQFRQYFTDESGLNRKNIQDNRVHCCLYFIPPYGHGLRQLDLEVLRRLHRKVNVVPVIAKADTLTTQEVKKLKERILADIEEHEIQIYQFPDCDSDEDEEFKQQDKELKACIPFAVVGSSTVLEVAGRKVHGRQYPWGVVEVENPKHSDFVKLRTMLISTHMQDLKDVTQDVHYENFRAQCISQISQQAIRERRYLRIKLKRDSGPHFENNISDTDRLLLQKDEEIRRMQDILAQMQEKLKATGQVGNNIGMRGRVGSLGNDLDVTDVDKKRSSIIDV
- the LOC124951645 gene encoding septin-4 isoform X4 — its product is MDIEERGVRLRLTIVDTPGFGDAVNCEDTWKPCLAYIDEQFRQYFTDESGLNRKNIQDNRVHCCLYFIPPYGHGLRQLDLEVLRRLHRKVNVVPVIAKADTLTTQEVKKLKERILADIEEHEIQIYQFPDCDSDEDEEFKQQDKELKACIPFAVVGSSTVLEVAGRKVHGRQYPWGVVEVENPKHSDFVKLRTMLISTHMQDLKDVTQDVHYENFRAQCISQISQQAIRERRYLRIKLKRDSGPHFENNISDTDRLLLQKDEEIRRMQDILAQMQEKLKATGQVGNNIGMRGRVGSLGNDLDVTDVDKKRSSIIDV
- the LOC124951645 gene encoding septin-2 isoform X2 — protein: MDYIGFATLPEQVHRKSVKRGFEFTLMVLGETGLGKSTLINSLFLGDLYKERRIPDASERIDKTTTIEKKTMDIEERGVRLRLTIVDTPGFGDAVNCEDTWKPCLAYIDEQFRQYFTDESGLNRKNIQDNRVHCCLYFIPPYGHGLRQLDLEVLRRLHRKVNVVPVIAKADTLTTQEVKKLKERILADIEEHEIQIYQFPDCDSDEDEEFKQQDKELKACIPFAVVGSSTVLEVAGRKVHGRQYPWGVVEVENPKHSDFVKLRTMLISTHMQDLKDVTQDVHYENFRAQCISQISQQAIRERSKLKRDSGPHFENNISDTDRLLLQKDEEIRRMQDILAQMQEKLKATGQVGNNIGMRGRVGSLGNDLDVTDVDKKRSSIIDV
- the LOC124951644 gene encoding intraflagellar transport protein 81 homolog isoform X2 — protein: MHQKSILKLKPLNRVQQGIVRGDSETIYAILTWLLTHKDIVRQRAYLARFLVKIEIPSDYLGDPEIAALYEQYSNMVNQFKTVHKEREIGKKNFEIAAEFTEDLKAMEKEKEAVLQRIEKMKVKAQPAFYLLDAARALRMEKDRERDLALQKEQESKIMSGLQISFQGIERELQTLKRTSEEITPQTLIQHLTDEVTVQTAIMKEKLAYEIEMKKKRIAALMSVRGYSYLGPDQITTLRNKLDLITKEIQGLVETKITKTDNDKMEPFRQQATTISNMKRNVLERLENTNDRLKELQTKLEEKREQSKIFMEEIAPKGEDLKKYVAHLKIKSISYKRYRAELTALKAEIGVLQRTAVILKAQAALIDQGNKHIDLGKQSIPDSYTPANAFSTNVQLFKMISALRAKLLPLLNETQALRQKSRDLEERYRKANTVQSTLETVIGSPTGNVLFEINQLKEKIAKDKEEKERLKEALSKMKSLEQRIQKEMDASSSSDNSRSLKDEFSDSIAVEEEIMKNLKLQKENLEKDASKNEKQTQQWNHIAAIFTCKIQCAEDSKHNDGIVVRRGGAETLVLQ
- the LOC124951644 gene encoding intraflagellar transport protein 81 homolog isoform X1 — its product is MSENIKFIVAEVNKLLEKNYNLIGFSALNPEDLLQILSDVLIKIQQQDAPKIDIKTETPEQSSVRILSALRILKYQPNSDPVTFRQGIVRGDSETIYAILTWLLTHKDIVRQRAYLARFLVKIEIPSDYLGDPEIAALYEQYSNMVNQFKTVHKEREIGKKNFEIAAEFTEDLKAMEKEKEAVLQRIEKMKVKAQPAFYLLDAARALRMEKDRERDLALQKEQESKIMSGLQISFQGIERELQTLKRTSEEITPQTLIQHLTDEVTVQTAIMKEKLAYEIEMKKKRIAALMSVRGYSYLGPDQITTLRNKLDLITKEIQGLVETKITKTDNDKMEPFRQQATTISNMKRNVLERLENTNDRLKELQTKLEEKREQSKIFMEEIAPKGEDLKKYVAHLKIKSISYKRYRAELTALKAEIGVLQRTAVILKAQAALIDQGNKHIDLGKQSIPDSYTPANAFSTNVQLFKMISALRAKLLPLLNETQALRQKSRDLEERYRKANTVQSTLETVIGSPTGNVLFEINQLKEKIAKDKEEKERLKEALSKMKSLEQRIQKEMDASSSSDNSRSLKDEFSDSIAVEEEIMKNLKLQKENLEKDASKNEKQTQQWNHIAAIFTCKIQCAEDSKHNDGIVVRRGGAETLVLQ
- the LOC124951651 gene encoding uncharacterized protein LOC124951651, whose translation is MFILSLDPYEKPLKWWETEHVKYAISYKPVKLRVEELMGSHIIHLTDRQYMTTFVENIRNNYRHKQLNRIEKRKEWDQTMFGSFILEDNI